A DNA window from Paralichthys olivaceus isolate ysfri-2021 chromosome 11, ASM2471397v2, whole genome shotgun sequence contains the following coding sequences:
- the LOC138412032 gene encoding extracellular calcium-sensing receptor-like, with product MHKPGDVILGGLFEVHYTSVFPELTFTSEPNQLSCQGLDPPGFRHAMTMAFAIDEINRSVDLLPDVTLGYSLYDNCATLVIGFSAALSLASGREEHSLLQEACVGPPPVLGIVGDPFSTFSIATSDVIGLFRLPIVSYFATCSCLSDRQRFPSFFRTIPSDAFQVRAMIQILKHFGWTWAGLLVSDDDYGLHVSRSFQSDLAASGGGCLAYTETLPWGDNPVELGRIVEVMKKSTARVVIVFAHQIHLIQLMKEVVKQNVTGLQWMASEALTSAAVLQSPDFMPYLGGTLGIAIRRGEIPGLRDYLLHIRPDSEDNNNNGNSMVRQFWEHTFQCRFAPAPTAWMEAAGALCTGDEDIENVETEFLDVSNLRPEYNIYKAVYALAYALDDLLRCEPGRGPFSEHSCAAVQNLEPWQLMYYLEKVNFTTPFGDEVSFDQNGDALLIYDIMNWRWLPDGGAKVHSVGEVKKSASKGEELTLHDDKIFWNFESKQPPQSVCSESCPPGTRMARKKGEPVCCFDCVPCSEGEFTNETDSMECTSCPEDFWSSPQHDHCIPKKTEFLSYHEPLGICLTTASLLGTIISAVVLGIFIHHRTTPMVRANNSELSFLLLVSLKFCFLCSLLFIGRPRAWTCQLRHAAFGISFVLCVSCILVKTMVVLAVFKASKPGGGATLKWFGSVQQRGTVLVLTFVQAAICTAWLVFASPAPHKNTQYHNDKIVYECVVGSTVGFAVLLGYIGLLAVLSFLLAFLARNLPDNFNEAKLITFSMLIFCAVWVAFVPAYVNSPGKYADAVEVFAILASSFGLLVALFGPKCYIILLRPERNTKKAIMSRGTTK from the exons ATGCACAAGCCTGGTGATGTGATTCTGGGTGGGTTGTTCGAAGTCCACTACACCTCCGTGTTCCCTGAGCTGACGTTCACCTCAGAGCCGAATCAGCTCAGCTGCCAGGG CCTTGACCCTCCAGGGTTCAGACATGCCATGACCATGGCCTTTGCTATCGATGAGATCAACAGAAGCGTTGACCTGCTGCCTGATGTGACTCTGGGTTACAGTCTGTATGATAACTGTGCCACGCTGGTGATTGGATTCAGTGCTGCGTTGTCTCTGGCCAGCGGTCGAGAGGAGCACTCTCTGCTCCAGGAGGCCTGTGTGGGTCCTCCTCCAGTCCTAGGGATTGTGGGTGATCCATTCTCAACGTTTTCTATCGCCACCTCTGATGTGATAGGTTTATTCAGATTGCCCATT gTGAGTTATTTTGCCACGTGTTCCTGCCTGAGTGATCGTCAAAGATTCCCGTCTTTCTTCAGAACAATACCAAGTGATGCATTTCAG GTGCGTGCCATGATTCAGATACTGAAACATTTTGGCTGGACATGGGCAGGTCTGCTGGTCAGTGATGATGACTATGGACTCCACGTTTCCAGATCTTTTCAGTCTGACTTGGCTGCGTCCGGTGGCGGTTGTTTGGCCTACACAGAGACCTTACCCTGGGGTGACAACCCAGTCGAATTAGGGAGGATTGTGGAAGTGATGAAGAAATCCACAGCTCGTGTGGTCATCGTGTTTGCACATCAGATCCACTTGATACAATTAATGAAAGag GTGGTGAAGCAGAATGTGACAGGCCTGCAGTGGATGGCCAGTGAAGCCttgacatcagctgctgtgctACAGTCGCCCGACTTCATGCCGTACCTGGGTGGAACACTGGGCATCGCCATCCGTCGGGGAGAAATACCAGGACTCAGGGATTATCTTTTACACATACGTCCTgacagtgaagacaacaataACAATGGAAATAGCATG GTGAGGCAGTTTTGGGAACACACATTTCAGTGTAGATTTGCTCCAGCTCCAACAGCTTGGATGGAAGCAGCAGGAGCATTGTGCACTGGGGATGAAGACATAGAGAATGTGGAGACAGAGTTTTTAGATGTCTCTAACCTCAGGCCTGAGTACAATATTTACAAGGCAGTGTATGCTCTGGCATACGCACTTGATGACTTGCTGCGCTGTGAGCCAGGGAGAGGACCTTTCAGCGAGCAcagctgtgctgctgtgcagaACCTGGAGCCATGGCAG CTTATGTACTACTTGGAAAAGGTCAACTTCACAACACCATTCGGTGATGAAGTGTCATTTGATCAAAATGGTGATGCCTTACTGATCTATGACATCATGAACTGGCGGTGGCTTCCTGATGGAGGAGCTAAAGTTCACAGTGTGGGTGAGGTTAAGAAATCCGCCTCTAAAGGTGAAGAACTCACACTTCATGATGACAAAATCTTCTGGAACTTTGAATCCAAACag CCTCCTCAGTCAGTGTGCAGTGAGAGCTGTCCTCCAGGAACCCGCATGGCCAGAAAGAAGGGCGAACCTGTGTGCTGTTTTGACTGTGTCCCTTGTTCTGAGGGAGAGTTCACAAATGAAACAG aCTCCATGGAGTGCACCAGCTGTCCAGAGGACTTCTGGTCCAGCCCCCAGCATGACCACTGTATTCCAAAGAAAACAGAGTTCCTCTCCTACCATGAGCCTCTGGGTATCTGCCTGACAACCGCCTCACTGCTGGGCACGATTATCTCTGCTGTCGTCCTGGGCATCTTCATTCATCACCGCACCACACCCATGGTGCGTGCAAACAATTCTGAACTCAGCTTCCTGCTCTTGGTGTCACTCAAGTTCTGTTTCCTGTGCTCGCTGCTGTTCATCGGACGACCCAGAGCATGGACGTGCCAGCTGAGACACGCAGCTTTTGGCATCAGCTTTGTTCTTTGTGTGTCGTGTATCCTGGTTAAAACCATGGTGGTGCTAGCTGTGTTCAAGGCCTCCAAGCCAGGAGGGGGAGCCACTCTGAAGTGGTTTGgctctgtgcagcagagagggacaGTTCTGGTCCTTACTTTTGTTCAAGCAGCAATCTGCACTGCCTGGCTTGTGTTTGCTTCACCAGCTCCTCATAAAAACACCCAGTACCACAATGACAAGATAGTGTATGAGTGCGTAGTCGGCTCCACTGTTGGTTTTGCGGTGTTGCTTGGCTACATTGGATTACTGGCTGTGCTCAGTTTCCTGTTAGCTTTTCTGGCGAGGAATCTTCCCGACAACTTCAACGAGGCCAAACTCATCACTTTCAGCATGTTGATCTTCTGTGCAGTGTGGGTGGCCTTCGTCCCCGCTTATGTCAACTCCCCAGGCAAATACGCAGATGCAGTGGAGGTATTTGCCATCCTGGCCTCTAGTTTTGGCCTCTTGGTGGCGCTGTTTGGACCTAAATGTTACATAATCTTATTGAGACcagagaggaacacaaagaAAGCCATCATGAGTCGAGGCACCACAAAGTGA
- the LOC138412005 gene encoding extracellular calcium-sensing receptor-like, producing MTMAFAIDEINRSVDLLPDVTLGYSLYDNCATLVIGFSAALSLASGREEHSLLQETCVGPPPVLGIVGDSFSTFSIATSDVIGLFRLPIVSYFATCSCLSDRQRFPSFFRTIPSDAFQVRAMIQILKHFGWTWAGLLVSDDDYGLHVSRSFQSDLAASGGGCLAYTETLPWGDNPVELGRIVEVMKKSTARVVIVFAHQIHMIQLMKEVVKQNVTGLQWMASEAWTSAAVLQSPDFMPYLGGTLGIAIRRGEIPGLRDYLLHIRPDSEDNNNNGNSMVRQFWEHTFQCRFAPAPTAWMEAAGALCTGDEDIENVETEFLDVSNLRPEYNIYKAVYALAYALDDLLRCEPGRGPFSEHSCAAVQNLEPWQLMYYLEKVNFTTPFGDEVSFDQNGDALPIYDIMNWRWLPDGGANVHSVGEVKKSASKGEELTLHDDKIFWNFESKQPPQSVCSESCPPGTRMARKKGEPVCCFDCVPCSEGEFTNETDSMECTSCPEDFWSSPQHDHCIPKKTEFLSYHEPLGICLTTASLLGTIISAVVLGIFIHHRSTPMVRANNSELSFLLLVSLKFCFLCSLLFIGRPRAWTCQLRHAAFGISFVLCVSCILVKTMVVLAVFKASKPGGGATLKWFGSVQQRGTVLVLTSVQAAICTAWLVSASPAPHKNTQYHNDKIVYECVVGSTVGFAVLLGYIGLLAVLSFLLAFLARNLPDNFNEAKLITFSMLIFCAVWVAFVPAYVNSPGKYADAVEVFAILASSFGLLVALFGPKCYIILLRPERNTKKAIMSRGTTK from the exons ATGACCATGGCCTTTGCTATCGATGAGATCAACAGAAGCGTTGACCTGCTGCCTGATGTGACTCTGGGTTACAGTCTGTATGATAACTGTGCCACGCTGGTGATTGGATTCAGTGCTGCGTTGTCTCTGGCCAGCGGTCGAGAGGAGCACTCTCTGCTCCAGGAGACCTGTGTGGGTCCTCCTCCAGTCCTGGGGATTGTGGGTGATTCCTTCTCAACGTTTTCTATCGCCACCTCTGATGTGATAGGTTTATTCAGATTGCCCATT gTGAGTTATTTTGCCACGTGTTCCTGCCTGAGTGATCGTCAAAGATTCCCGTCTTTCTTCAGAACAATACCAAGTGATGCATTTCAG GTGCGTGCCATGATTCAGATACTGAAACATTTTGGCTGGACATGGGCAGGTCTGCTGGTCAGTGATGATGACTATGGACTCCACGTTTCCAGATCTTTTCAGTCTGACTTGGCTGCGTCCGGTGGCGGTTGTCTGGCCTACACAGAGACCTTACCCTGGGGTGACAACCCAGTCGAACTAGGGAGGATTGTGGAAGTGATGAAGAAATCCACAGCTCGTGTGGTCATCGTGTTCGCACATCAGATCCACATGATACAATTAATGAAAGag GTGGTGAAGCAGAATGTGACAGGCCTGCAGTGGATGGCCAGTGAAGCCTggacatcagctgctgtgctACAGTCACCCGACTTCATGCCGTACCTGGGCGGAACACTGGGCATCGCCATCCGTCGGGGAGAAATACCAGGACTCAGGGATTATCTTTTACACATACGTCCTgacagtgaagacaacaataACAATGGAAATAGCATG GTGAGGCAGTTTTGGGAACACACATTTCAGTGTAGATTTGCTCCAGCTCCAACAGCTTGGATGGAAGCAGCAGGAGCGTTGTGCACTGGGGATGAAGACATAGAGAATGTGGAGACGGAGTTTTTAGATGTCTCTAACCTCAGGCctgaatacaatatttacaaggCAGTGTATGCTCTGGCATACGCACTTGATGACTTGCTGCGCTGTGAGCCAGGGAGAGGACCTTTCAGCGAGCAcagctgtgctgctgtgcagaACCTGGAGCCATGGCAG CTTATGTACTACCTGGAAAAGGTCAACTTCACAACACCTTTCGGTGATGAAGTGTCATTTGATCAAAATGGTGATGCCTTACCGATCTATGACATCATGAACTGGCGATGGCTTCCTGATGGAGGAGCTAATGTTCACAGTGTGGGTGAGGTTAAGAAATCAGCCTCTAAAGGTGAAGAACTCACACTTCATGATGACAAAATCTTCTGGAACTTTGAATCCAAACAg CCTCCTCAGTCAGTGTGCAGTGAGAGCTGTCCTCCAGGAACCCGCATGGCCAGAAAGAAGGGCGAACCTGTGTGCTGTTTTGACTGTGTCCCTTGTTCTGAGGGAGAGTTCACAAATGAAACAG aCTCCATGGAGTGCACCAGCTGTCCAGAGGACTTCTGGTCCAGCCCCCAGCATGACCACTGTATTCCAAAGAAAACAGAGTTCCTCTCCTACCATGAGCCTCTGGGTATCTGCCTGACAACCGCCTCACTGCTGGGCACGATTATCTCTGCTGTCGTCCTGGGCATCTTCATCCATCACCGCAGCACACCCATGGTGCGTGCAAACAATTCCGAACTCAGCTTCCTGCTCTTGGTGTCACTCAAGTTCTGCTTCCTGTGTTCACTACTTTTCATCGGACGACCCAGAGCATGGACGTGCCAGCTGAGACACGCAGCTTTTGGCATCAGCTTTGTTCTTTGTGTGTCGTGTATCCTGGTTAAAACCATGGTGGTGCTAGCTGTGTTCAAGGCCTCCAAGCCAGGAGGGGGAGCCACTCTGAAGTGGTTTGgctctgtgcagcagagagggacaGTTCTGGTCCTTACTTCTGTTCAAGCAGCAATCTGCACTGCCTGGCTTGTGTCTGCTTCACCAGCTCCTCATAAAAACACCCAGTACCACAATGACAAGATAGTGTATGAGTGTGTAGTCGGCTCCACTGTTGGTTTTGCGGTGTTGCTTGGCTACATTGGATTACTGGCTGTGCTCAGTTTCCTGTTAGCTTTTCTGGCGAGGAATCTCCCCGACAACTTCAACGAGGCCAAACTCATCACTTTCAGCATGTTGATCTTCTGTGCAGTGTGGGTGGCCTTCGTCCCCGCTTATGTCAACTCCCCAGGCAAATACGCAGATGCAGTGGAGGTATTTGCCATCCTGGCCTCTAGTTTTGGCCTCTTGGTGGCGCTGTTTGGACCTAAATGTTACATAATCTTATTGAGACcagagaggaacacaaagaAAGCCATCATGAGTCGAGGCACCACAAAGTGA
- the LOC109630062 gene encoding extracellular calcium-sensing receptor-like encodes MKRQDCSQNKIREVMRAVSDTSLLLQMLMYSCFSSAVSPPLYSSSCRLRGQFHLNGMHKTGDVVLGGLFAAHFFSAYPDLSYTSEPRQPTCHGFDVIGFRQAQTMAFAIDEINRNSNLLPNVTLGYSLYDNCRRLGIGFSAAMSLANGQEERVTLHDTCVGAPTVLGVVGDSSSRRSIAISTVLGLYRMPMVSYFATCSCLSDRQKFPSFFRTIPSDAFQVRAMIQLLKRFGWTWAGLLISGDDYGVHAARSFQSDLGPSGGGCLAYMEILPWGDDRAELRRIVNLMKKSTARVVIVFAHESHMINLMEEVVRQNVTGLQWMASEAWTSAAVLHTPHLMPYLGGTLGIAIRLGEIPGLRDFLLKIRPDPYHNNSYDKSMVNQFWEHTFQCRFAPPPAGWVEAGGALCTGQEDLETVETDFLDVSNLRPEYNVYKAVYALAYALRDMLQCEPGRGPFSGHSCGDLHRLELWQLVYYLEGINFTTSFGDEVSFDENGDVLPIYDIMNWQWLPGGGTKVDRVGEVKKSASKGEELTLHDDKIFWNFQSKQPPRSVCSDSCPPGTRMARRKGKAPCCFDCIPCSEGKISNKTDSMECTSCPEDFWSSPQNDHCVPKKTEFLSYHEPLGICLTTTSLLGTFICAVVLGIFIHHRSTPIVRANNSELSFQLLLSLKFCFLCSLLFIGRPRAWTCQLRHAAFGISFVLCVSCILVKTMVVLAVFKASKPGGGATLKWFGSVQQRGTVLVLTSVQAAICTAWLVSASPAPHKNTQYHNDKIVYECVVGSTVGFAVLLGYIGLLAVLSFLLAFLARNLPDNFNEAKLITFSMLIFCAVWVAFVPAYISSPGKYADAVEVFAILASSFGLLVALFGPKCYIILLRPERNTKKAIMSRGIES; translated from the exons ATGAAACGTCAGGACTGCTCTCAGAATAAGATAAGGGAAGTCATGAGGGCAGTTTCAGACACTAGCCTGCTTTTGCAAATGTTGATGTATTCCTGCTTTTCCTCAGCTGTGTCCCCCCCTCTttattcctcctcctgcaggttaCGGGGACAGTTTCATCTAAATGGGATGCACAAGACTGGAGATGTGGTCCTGGGTGGGCTGTTTGCTGCCCACTTCTTTTCTGCTTATCCTGACCTGTCGTATACATCGGAGCCACGTCAGCCCACCTGCCACGG ttTTGATGTCATAGGATTCAGACAGGCCCAGACCATGGCCTTTGCTATCGATGAGATCAACAGAAACTCCAACTTGCTGCCTAATGTGACTCTGGGATACAGTCTGTACGATAACTGCCGCAGATTAGGAATCGGATTCAGTGCAGCAATGTCTTTAGCCAACGGTCAAGAGGAGCGGGTGACTTTACACGACACATGTGTAGGAGCTCCTACAGTCCTGGGGGTTGTGGGTGATTCTTCCTCCAGACGTTCTATTGCAATCTCCACTGTCTTAGGTTTATACAGAATGCCTATG GTGAGTTATTTTGCAACATGTTCCTGTCTGAGTGATCGGCAAAAGTTCCCCTCCTTCTTTAGGACGATCCCAAGTGATGCTTTCCAG GTGCGTGCTATGATTCAGCTTCTGAAACGCTTCGGCTGGACGTGGGCAGGTCTGCTCATCAGTGGCGATGACTACGGAGTCCACGCCGCCCGATCCTTCCAGTCTGACCTGGGTCCGTCTGGTGGAGGTTGTCTGGCCTACATGGAGATTCTGCCCTGGGGCGACGACCGAGCTGAGCTGAGGAGGATTGTGAACTTGATGAAGAAATCCACAGCTCGTGTGGTCATTGTGTTTGCACATGAGAGTCACATGATTAACCTCATGGAAGAG GTGGTGAGGCAGAATGTGACAGGCCTGCAGTGGATGGCCAGTGAAGCCTggacatcagctgctgtgctCCACACCCCCCACCTCATGCCATATCTGGGTGGAACACTGGGCATCGCCATCCGTCTGGGAGAAATACCAGGACTCAGGGATTTTCTGTTAAAAATACGTCCTGATCCATATCACAACAACAGCTATGACAAAAGCATG GTAAATCAGTTTTGGGAACACACATTTCAGTGTAGATTTGCGCCCCCTCCAGCAGGTTGGGTGGAGGCTGGAGGGGCGTTGTGCACTGGCCAGGAAGATCTGGAGACTGTGGAGACAGATTTTTTGGACGTTTCAAACCTCAGACCAGAGTACAACGTGTATAAGGCTGTGTATGCTCTGGCTTATGCCCTGCGTGACATGCTGCAGTGTGAGCCAGGGAGAGGACCTTTCAGTGGGCACAGCTGTGGTGACCTACACAGACTGGAGCTGTGGCAG CTTGTATATTACTTGGAAGGCATCAACTTCACCACATCATTTGGTGATGAGGTGTCATTTGATGAGAATGGTGATGTCTTACCAATCTATGACATCATGAACTGGCAGTGGCTTCCTGGTGGAGGAACCAAAGTTGACAGAGTGGGTGAGGTTAAGAAATCAGCCTCTAAAGGTGAAGAACTCACACTTCATGACGACAAAATCTTCTGGAACTTCCAATCTAAACAG CCTCCACGGTCAGTATGCAGTGACAGCTGTCCTCCAGGCACCCGCATGGCCAGAAGGAAGGGGAAAGCACCATGTTGCTTTGACTGCATCCCTTGTTCTGAAGGAAAAATCAGCAATAAAACTG ACTCCATGGAGTGCACCAGCTGTCCAGAGGACTTCTGGTCCAGCCCCCAAAATGACCACTGTGTCCCAAAGAAAACAGAGTTCCTCTCCTACCATGAGCCTCTGGGTATCTGCCTGACAACCACCTCCCTGCTGGGCACGTTTATCTGTGCTGTCGTCCTGGGCATCTTCATCCATCATCGCAGCACACCTATAGTTCGAGCCAACAATTCTGAACTCAGCTTTCAGCTCCTGCTGTCACTGAAGTTCTGTTTCCTGTGCTCGCTGCTGTTCATCGGACGACCCAGAGCATGGACGTGCCAGCTGAGACACGCAGCTTTTGGCATCAGCTTTGTTCTTTGTGTGTCGTGTATCCTGGTTAAAACCATGGTGGTGCTAGCTGTGTTCAAGGCCTCCAAGCCAGGAGGGGGAGCCACTCTGAAGTGGTTTGgctctgtgcagcagagagggacaGTTCTGGTCCTTACTTCTGTTCAAGCAGCAATCTGCACTGCCTGGCTTGTGTCTGCTTCACCAGCTCCTCATAAAAACACCCAGTACCACAATGACAAGATAGTGTATGAGTGTGTAGTCGGCTCCACTGTTGGTTTTGCGGTGTTGCTTGGCTACATTGGATTACTGGCTGTGCTCAGTTTCCTGTTAGCTTTTCTGGCAAGGAATCTCCCCGACAACTTCAACGAGGCCAAACTCATCACTTTCAGCATGTTGATCTTCTGTGCAGTGTGGGTGGCCTTCGTCCCTGCGTATATCAGCTCCCCAGGCAAATACGCAGATGCAGTGGAGGTATTTGCCATCCTGGCCTCTAGTTTTGGCCTCTTGGTGGCGCTGTTTGGACCTAAATGTTACATAATCTTATTGAGACcagagaggaacacaaagaAAGCCATCATGAGTCGAGGTATTGAGTCATAG